In the Gossypium arboreum isolate Shixiya-1 chromosome 10, ASM2569848v2, whole genome shotgun sequence genome, one interval contains:
- the LOC108488505 gene encoding MATH domain and coiled-coil domain-containing protein At3g58370-like → MFEPIRRCLTILSCTKSVPMATLVSDNLDEVERSISDTAPCHYILKIQSFSLLSKNGIEKYESGEFQAGGYKWKLVLYPNGNRSRNVKEHLSLYLVFVDVSSLFRHGLEVHADFRFFLLDQSKDNYLVVHDAKEKSRRFHRLKHQWGFDQLIPIRSFNDVSNGYLLDDTCVFGAEVFITKETSSGRAECLSVMKDAIGCKHVWKIENFSKLESEYSESQAFFSGDQKWKIQLYPKGRRHGSGTHISLYLALEDPVTLTAGSKMFVEFTLRVLDQMQSRHIAGKVSHWFSESSPESGWAKFVSLPYFHHTGAGCLVKDICMVEAEVIVHAVASIL, encoded by the exons ATGTTTGAGCCAATTAGACGGTGTCTAACAATCCTTTCCTGTACAAAATCTGTCCCCATGGCTACTCTCGTATCAGATAACCTTGATg AAGTTGAAAGATCTATATCAGATACAGCACCCTGTCATTACATACTAAAGATACAATCATTTTCATTACTTTCAAAGAATGGCATTGAAAAATATGAATCTGGAGAGTTCCAAGCTGGTGGATACAAATG GAAACTCGTACTGTATCCGAATGGGAACAGAAGCAGAAATGTGAAAGAACACCTTTCTCTATACTTGGTTTTTGTTGATGTTAGTTCTCTCTTTCGTCACGGTTTGGAGGTCCATGCCGATTTCCGGTTTTTCTTGCTTGATCAGAGCAAGGACAACTACTTGGTAGTTCATG ATGCCAAGGAAAAAAGCAGGCGCTTTCACAGATTAAAACATCAATGGGGATTTGATCAGTTGATCCCCATTAGATCGTTTAATGATGTTTCCAACGGATACCTACTCGATGACACTTGCGTATTCGGAGCTGAAGTGTTCATTACCAAGGAAACGAGCTCGGGAAGAGCAGAATGCTTGTCAGTGATGAAAGATGCCATCGGTTGCAAGCATGTTTGGAAGATtgaaaacttttcaaaattagaatCAGAATACTCGGAATCACAAGCATTTTTTTCTGGAGATCAGAAATG GAAAATACAGCTTTATCCGAAAGGAAGACGACATGGATCAGGCACTCATATCTCCCTGTATTTGGCTTTGGAAGATCCAGTCACTCTCACGGCTGGTTCTAAAATGTTTGTGGAGTTCACTTTGCGTGTCCTGGATCAGATGCAAAGCAGGCACATCGCTGGAAAAG TTAGTCACTGGTTTAGTGAGTCAAGCCCGGAAAGTGGGTGGGCAAAATTTGTTTCATTGCCGTATTTCCACCATACCGGTGCTGGCTGCCTGGTCAAGGATATCTGCATGGTGGAAGCAGAGGTGATCGTCCACGCGGTTGCTAGTATATTGTAA